The Desulfohalovibrio reitneri genome contains a region encoding:
- a CDS encoding terminase large subunit domain-containing protein: MAVTDKERKLAATLSDPVLWGQAYLYNRDGSVRDYWPHQEEDLRCPAKNIIHLDGRDVGKSIVLSTDALHYAFTTRGGQGLIAAPHQGHLDTIIEEIEFQLDSNPDLMNSIALTKYGKPKIHRKPYFRLEFTNGSVLYFRPAGAYGDAFRSLHVGRVWVDEGAWLTERAWKALRQCLKAGGMLRIYSTPNGLRDTTYYRLTSSEQFHVFRWPSWLNPLWTEDREAELLEFYGGRDSSGWQHEVAGEHGKPSYGAFNVEQFNLCRQDLLEYQKIVITDSELRDCDTEEAAHDRLEMLLNLTPRSGQFWVGGDLGYTNDPTEIVVFQEMEIGERTLLKMILRVHLEHVSYPHIAQIIALLERYYTPAGIGVDNGGNGLAVVQELLTLDKYKGLELEGRLKGYDFGGMTRLAVRDGKEVKKRTKELMTSLINGALQRKQLIFPSDDLEVEDQFTTHTYTLRDGKIIYSKGNDHIIDAVRCAMLIREEGNLDPVGEEVVSLKPVLTNPVFI; encoded by the coding sequence ATGGCGGTAACCGACAAGGAGCGCAAACTTGCGGCGACCCTGAGCGATCCCGTGTTGTGGGGACAAGCCTACCTCTACAACCGGGATGGCTCAGTCCGCGACTACTGGCCGCACCAGGAGGAGGACCTGCGCTGCCCGGCCAAGAACATCATCCACCTCGACGGCCGGGACGTGGGTAAGTCCATCGTGCTCTCGACCGACGCGCTCCATTACGCCTTCACCACCCGGGGCGGCCAGGGCCTCATCGCGGCTCCGCACCAGGGGCACCTCGACACCATCATCGAGGAGATCGAGTTCCAGCTCGACAGCAACCCGGATCTGATGAACAGCATCGCTCTGACCAAGTACGGCAAGCCCAAGATCCACCGCAAACCCTATTTCCGGCTGGAGTTCACCAACGGTTCGGTGCTCTATTTCCGCCCCGCCGGGGCCTATGGCGACGCCTTCCGGTCCCTGCATGTCGGCCGCGTCTGGGTCGATGAAGGAGCCTGGCTGACCGAACGGGCCTGGAAGGCGCTGCGCCAGTGCCTCAAGGCCGGGGGGATGCTACGCATCTACTCCACGCCCAACGGCCTGCGCGACACCACCTATTACCGGCTCACTTCATCGGAGCAGTTCCATGTGTTCCGCTGGCCGTCCTGGCTAAACCCTTTGTGGACCGAGGATCGCGAGGCCGAACTGCTGGAGTTCTACGGCGGCCGCGACAGTTCCGGTTGGCAGCACGAGGTGGCCGGTGAACACGGCAAGCCCTCCTATGGGGCCTTCAATGTCGAGCAGTTCAACCTCTGTCGGCAGGATCTGCTGGAGTACCAGAAGATCGTCATTACCGATTCCGAGCTGCGCGATTGCGACACCGAGGAAGCGGCCCATGACCGTCTTGAGATGCTGCTCAACCTCACGCCCCGCAGCGGTCAGTTCTGGGTCGGCGGCGACCTGGGCTACACCAACGACCCCACCGAGATTGTCGTATTCCAGGAGATGGAGATCGGCGAGCGGACGTTGCTGAAGATGATTCTGCGCGTGCATCTTGAACACGTTTCCTATCCGCACATCGCCCAGATCATCGCGCTGCTGGAGCGTTACTACACCCCGGCGGGCATCGGCGTGGACAACGGCGGCAACGGCCTGGCCGTGGTTCAGGAGCTGCTCACCCTGGACAAGTACAAGGGGCTGGAGCTGGAAGGCAGGCTCAAGGGATACGACTTCGGCGGCATGACCCGGCTGGCGGTCCGCGACGGCAAGGAAGTCAAGAAGCGGACCAAGGAGCTGATGACCAGCCTCATCAACGGGGCACTGCAGCGCAAGCAGCTCATTTTCCCCTCGGACGACTTGGAGGTGGAAGACCAGTTCACCACCCACACCTACACCCTGCGGGACGGCAAGATCATCTATTCCAAGGGCAACGACCACATCATCGACGCAGTGCGCTGCGCCATGCTGATCCGGGAGGAAGGCAACCTCGACCCGGTCGGCGAAGAGGTGGTCTCGCTTAAGCCCGTGCTCACCAATCCGGTCTTCATTTGA
- a CDS encoding tyrosine-type recombinase/integrase, translated as MSNRTADLDLTGAIEAFCARLSAEGRSPATIAAYRRDLALVARVAGELAPGIVCRAVTAGLLDQVFSAGAVTESGRGPRSAASLHRMKAAVRAFFAWAVEAGVVDDNPARSIRMHRLPRKLPVFLTAAEKKRLLKELKGRTDFSALRDRAMIEVLLGTGIRLGELAALDMDDIDLDAKHLRVRAKGNVPQVKFIKTDLRTLLRRYLAERRRHGRPEMEALFLSNRDGRLCQRQIANRLAHWLRKAGIEKELTPHGLRHTFATHLYGATNDLLVVQRALGHRDVSTTQIYTHLVDGQLEEALERL; from the coding sequence ATGAGCAACCGAACGGCTGACCTCGACCTGACGGGCGCGATAGAGGCGTTCTGTGCCCGCCTGTCGGCCGAAGGACGCTCCCCGGCGACCATAGCCGCATACCGCCGGGACCTCGCCCTGGTGGCCCGCGTGGCCGGGGAGCTGGCCCCGGGTATCGTCTGCCGGGCGGTCACGGCCGGGCTCCTCGACCAGGTGTTTTCCGCCGGGGCGGTCACCGAGAGCGGGCGCGGCCCACGCTCGGCGGCCTCGCTCCATCGGATGAAGGCGGCGGTGCGGGCCTTTTTCGCCTGGGCCGTCGAGGCAGGCGTGGTCGATGACAATCCGGCCCGGTCCATCCGCATGCATCGGCTGCCGAGAAAACTGCCGGTGTTCCTGACCGCTGCCGAAAAAAAACGTCTGCTCAAGGAACTCAAGGGACGGACCGACTTCTCCGCGCTGCGCGACCGCGCCATGATCGAGGTGCTGCTGGGCACCGGGATCAGGCTTGGCGAGCTGGCCGCGCTCGACATGGATGACATCGACCTCGACGCCAAACATTTGCGGGTGCGGGCCAAGGGGAATGTGCCGCAGGTCAAGTTCATCAAGACCGACCTCCGCACATTGCTGCGCCGTTACCTGGCCGAGCGCCGTCGACATGGCCGCCCGGAAATGGAAGCCTTGTTCCTGTCGAACCGGGACGGCAGACTCTGCCAGCGGCAGATTGCCAACCGGCTCGCCCACTGGCTGCGGAAGGCCGGGATCGAAAAGGAACTGACGCCGCATGGGCTGCGGCACACCTTCGCCACCCACCTCTACGGCGCGACCAACGACCTGCTCGTGGTGCAGCGGGCCTTGGGGCACCGTGACGTGTCCACCACCCAGATCTACACCCACCTCGTGGACGGCCAGCTCGAGGAAGCCCTCGAACGCCTCTGA
- a CDS encoding type II toxin-antitoxin system Phd/YefM family antitoxin, with product MKLSSQIKPISYLKAHAAEIVRNMSGQGEPLVITQNGEAKVVMQDIESYEQTQETMALLKILALGSRQIEEGKVQPAGDVIQRLRDRSKSR from the coding sequence ATGAAGCTATCGAGCCAAATCAAACCGATCAGTTACCTGAAAGCCCATGCCGCAGAAATCGTGCGCAACATGTCCGGGCAAGGTGAACCCCTGGTTATCACCCAGAATGGCGAAGCCAAGGTCGTGATGCAGGACATCGAAAGCTATGAGCAAACCCAGGAGACCATGGCCCTTCTGAAGATCCTCGCGCTCGGCTCGCGTCAGATCGAGGAAGGCAAAGTCCAGCCCGCCGGTGATGTCATCCAGCGGCTTCGCGACCGGAGCAAGAGTCGCTGA
- a CDS encoding type II toxin-antitoxin system RelE/ParE family toxin has product MTFQIFLTDDASRDLEELYDYIASHDAPGKADYVLDQIEKAFSSLSEIPERGAYPKELLAIGLREYREIFFKPYRIIYRVMAENVYVMVIADGRRDMQTLLQRRLLQA; this is encoded by the coding sequence ATGACCTTCCAGATATTTCTGACCGACGATGCGTCACGGGATTTGGAGGAGTTGTACGACTACATTGCATCCCACGACGCGCCGGGAAAAGCGGATTACGTTCTCGATCAAATAGAGAAGGCCTTTTCGAGCCTCTCCGAGATCCCGGAGCGAGGAGCCTATCCAAAAGAACTGCTGGCCATCGGGCTTCGCGAGTACCGTGAGATTTTTTTCAAACCCTACCGTATCATCTATCGAGTCATGGCCGAAAATGTTTATGTCATGGTGATTGCCGACGGCCGCCGCGATATGCAGACCTTGCTGCAACGTCGTCTATTACAGGCATAA
- a CDS encoding CHC2 zinc finger domain-containing protein, producing the protein MSMGGTDNVREYYRLVTEMDIGEVARELLPGRITQETGQRLMCDCPNHQSQSRLSLHVMLDKQGWYCFGCGIGGDVLQLVEFIQTGSVTAGQFGPMPDSHRQARDYLAKKAGLPPLSRYGLSQERLAQTEADRAFELRVKDALTALARLYHARLKESPEVLDWLKSKYALSDETIDDLLIGYADNASGAVAQLTGGEDGFSKRELAATGAFRPTSQDGLTPFFERRIVFPYWSRGRVVFMIGRKTPWTPDVGWEQGKYKKLPVHDEHQRPYVTDFINNALLFNEDCLLARPGKVIITEGVTDCLALMQLGLPTVSPVTVRIRAADWERLIPKLRGVETVYICQDNELSQAGLKGALQTARTLAEHKIDTRLVTLPLSETQISARQELTERFSLTASVGPKELAKLLTGRPAEEIQAAEALLATAKIDVNDYIAAGHTREDFERLLAEASTPIEFGVRSLPEGAEEEERNRLLEPILGEISEQSPLEQARLLKLVQESIGGGVSMATLKEQVRAIQKDRKVEFRNEKKKAKRMSGAMPGSCRARVDEVLIDTELENGAPDYTLAAEAAYDWFTANGAQFFHTLQGEPFMYFDNAIYWMDSPDRGRKRHYAAMLYKHTGMVPTSNGGRTFFEVLPSLAMIRGQVRDHFSWLHTDVASYTVYFNLNNPEHEIAKITPDEIQIMKNGGNEDGIILDGSRKMKPLKFLPDADLEEADRLLVDLLVGNMTCPQGDRFLILSWLSCFLLIDFAGTRPMTRFEGSAGSGKTTASKITSTLLFGEPQHKKATDAANYTDGSQNPLIVLDNIEVKQMTEDLTTFMLTSITGIAKEKRKSGTDSETITERTKCLLNTTGIEPLCGELSEILSRSFVINFDLANQASDCFLESEVISAIQQNRDLIISAIMKRTSHVLAMIRDGAQKQVMRLLHRTMPTHGKRRCNDYLSLMYLMMLAGSEEHEVTTGLEDLSPLFIEQIHSINDTSQEMARESNPIATALASLFHAYRNAVDLDEKARYGEDDRANHVVGFIERYQVRFENENTMEPVSAGRLLAALRRVGREFNLEFEYKKPAQLGRRISNDLDVIRDAGFDIVRQRNAHTKNFEYWISANGGK; encoded by the coding sequence ATGAGCATGGGCGGAACGGATAACGTCAGGGAGTATTACCGGCTCGTCACCGAGATGGACATCGGTGAGGTGGCCCGGGAACTCCTGCCGGGACGGATCACCCAGGAGACGGGCCAGCGCTTGATGTGCGACTGCCCCAACCATCAGAGCCAGTCGCGCCTGTCGCTGCACGTGATGCTCGACAAACAAGGCTGGTACTGCTTCGGCTGCGGGATCGGCGGCGATGTGCTGCAGCTCGTTGAGTTCATTCAGACGGGCTCGGTCACCGCTGGGCAATTCGGTCCGATGCCGGACAGCCACCGCCAGGCCAGGGACTATCTCGCCAAGAAGGCGGGCTTGCCGCCGCTGTCGCGCTATGGCCTCAGCCAGGAGCGTCTGGCCCAGACAGAGGCCGACCGCGCCTTCGAACTGCGGGTCAAGGACGCGCTGACCGCGCTGGCCAGGCTTTACCACGCCAGACTCAAGGAGTCGCCGGAGGTCCTCGACTGGCTGAAATCCAAATACGCCCTGAGCGATGAAACCATCGACGATCTCCTGATCGGCTACGCGGACAACGCCTCCGGCGCGGTCGCCCAACTGACCGGGGGTGAAGACGGTTTCTCCAAGCGGGAGCTCGCCGCCACCGGCGCTTTCCGCCCCACCAGCCAGGACGGCCTGACGCCATTTTTCGAGCGCCGCATCGTCTTTCCCTACTGGAGCCGTGGCCGGGTGGTGTTCATGATCGGCCGCAAGACGCCGTGGACCCCGGACGTGGGCTGGGAGCAAGGGAAATACAAGAAGCTGCCCGTTCACGACGAGCACCAGCGGCCCTACGTCACCGACTTCATCAACAACGCGCTGCTGTTCAACGAGGACTGCCTGCTGGCCAGGCCCGGCAAGGTGATCATCACCGAGGGGGTGACCGATTGCCTGGCGCTGATGCAACTGGGCCTGCCCACCGTATCGCCGGTCACCGTCCGCATCCGGGCCGCAGATTGGGAGCGCCTGATCCCCAAGTTGCGCGGGGTCGAAACCGTATACATCTGCCAGGACAACGAACTCTCCCAGGCCGGTCTCAAAGGGGCGCTGCAAACCGCCCGCACCCTGGCCGAACACAAGATCGACACCCGTCTGGTAACGCTGCCCTTGTCGGAGACACAGATCTCGGCCCGGCAGGAGCTGACCGAACGGTTCAGCCTGACGGCGAGCGTGGGGCCGAAGGAGCTGGCCAAGCTGCTGACAGGACGGCCCGCCGAGGAAATTCAGGCGGCCGAGGCGCTTCTCGCCACCGCCAAGATCGACGTCAACGATTACATTGCCGCCGGGCATACCCGGGAGGATTTCGAACGTCTGCTCGCCGAAGCCAGCACGCCCATCGAGTTCGGCGTGCGCTCGCTGCCCGAGGGCGCTGAAGAGGAGGAACGCAACCGCCTGCTCGAACCGATTCTGGGGGAGATTTCCGAGCAGTCGCCGCTGGAACAGGCCCGCCTGCTGAAGCTGGTGCAGGAGAGCATCGGCGGTGGCGTCTCCATGGCCACCCTGAAAGAGCAGGTCCGCGCCATCCAGAAGGACCGCAAGGTCGAGTTCCGTAACGAAAAGAAGAAGGCCAAGCGGATGTCCGGCGCGATGCCCGGATCATGCCGCGCCCGGGTCGACGAGGTGCTGATCGACACGGAACTGGAGAACGGCGCTCCCGATTACACCCTGGCCGCCGAGGCCGCCTACGACTGGTTCACCGCCAACGGTGCCCAGTTCTTTCACACCCTGCAGGGCGAGCCGTTCATGTATTTCGACAACGCCATCTACTGGATGGATTCGCCGGATCGGGGTCGCAAGCGCCATTATGCGGCCATGCTCTACAAGCACACGGGCATGGTGCCGACCTCCAACGGCGGAAGGACATTTTTTGAGGTACTGCCCAGCCTGGCGATGATCCGTGGCCAGGTGCGCGACCATTTTTCCTGGCTGCACACCGATGTGGCTTCCTACACCGTCTATTTCAACCTGAACAATCCGGAGCACGAGATCGCCAAGATCACCCCGGACGAGATTCAGATCATGAAGAACGGCGGCAACGAGGACGGCATCATCCTGGACGGCTCGCGGAAGATGAAGCCGCTGAAATTCCTGCCCGACGCTGATCTCGAAGAGGCGGACAGGCTCCTGGTCGATCTGCTGGTGGGCAACATGACCTGTCCACAGGGGGATCGCTTTCTCATCCTTTCCTGGCTCTCCTGTTTCCTGTTGATCGACTTCGCCGGGACGCGGCCCATGACCCGTTTTGAGGGCTCGGCCGGATCGGGCAAGACCACCGCCAGCAAGATTACGTCGACGCTGCTTTTCGGCGAGCCCCAGCACAAGAAGGCCACCGACGCGGCGAACTACACCGATGGCTCGCAGAACCCACTCATCGTCCTCGACAACATCGAGGTCAAGCAGATGACCGAGGATCTGACCACCTTCATGCTGACCAGCATCACCGGCATCGCCAAGGAGAAACGCAAGAGCGGCACCGACAGCGAGACCATCACCGAGCGGACCAAATGCCTGCTGAACACCACCGGCATCGAGCCGCTGTGCGGGGAGCTTTCGGAGATCCTGTCGAGGTCCTTCGTCATCAACTTCGACCTCGCCAACCAGGCCAGCGACTGCTTTCTGGAATCGGAGGTCATCTCCGCCATCCAGCAGAATCGGGATCTGATCATTTCGGCCATCATGAAACGGACCAGCCATGTGCTGGCGATGATCCGGGACGGAGCCCAGAAACAGGTCATGCGCCTGCTGCACCGAACCATGCCGACTCATGGCAAGCGCCGCTGCAACGACTATCTGAGCCTGATGTATCTGATGATGCTGGCCGGGTCCGAGGAACACGAGGTGACCACCGGACTCGAGGATCTGAGCCCGCTGTTCATCGAGCAAATCCATTCCATCAACGACACCAGCCAGGAGATGGCGCGGGAGTCGAACCCCATCGCAACGGCGCTGGCGTCACTCTTTCACGCTTATCGGAACGCGGTGGATCTGGACGAGAAGGCCCGTTACGGCGAGGACGACCGGGCAAACCACGTCGTCGGGTTCATTGAACGCTACCAGGTGAGGTTCGAGAACGAGAACACCATGGAACCGGTATCGGCGGGACGGCTGCTCGCGGCGCTACGCAGGGTCGGCAGGGAATTCAACCTCGAGTTCGAATACAAGAAGCCCGCCCAACTCGGTCGGCGCATCAGCAACGACCTGGACGTCATACGGGACGCCGGGTTTGACATCGTCCGGCAGCGCAACGCCCACACCAAGAACTTCGAGTATTGGATTAGCGCGAACGGGGGGAAATGA
- the recD2 gene encoding SF1B family DNA helicase RecD2: protein MPKRNESNPARLRGRIERVYYAGPKFSAGRLLTPTGEEVQFAGNLFARENQPVVLLGSWSTHPKYGRQFKVDGMEHDLELDPEGLIHYLANHPEIKGIGPAKARLIVESFGDAFEETLLNDPERIALKARLPLDAARRLRDEWLKNRSVNTVMAWLSAFGLTHHQVTTLVERLGGNCLDILKEDPYILIREIRGFGFKKVDKIARKLGTPKDHTPRIRAGLNFCVREALDNGHCWIEYEDLVDQANLLLVMDALDSRVRIESALDALIEEQALACDSHGGRFVVALPEIVRMERELASLFGQAETPNPHFQSVKKLDALIRRCASTLNEKQLDAVRSALQHSISLISGGAGSGKSYTISVINTICEESDLEVVLAAPTGKAAKRLEEVSGRSGTTIHRLLGYDGKGFSRSKENPIDADVLVVDEFSMVDVPLAWHLFEAVDLSRTTVLLVGDHNQLPPVGPGNILRDLIQTRAIPTVILDKVVRQAGVLKENCTAVLKGEVRKTSEASVGGCRDWYLVDQFTDPMAARSFLLELFQERLDALGFDIIKDVQVLTPTHKGPLGTKELNEELQRLIQRKLWNTEVPPVAMGRRAPFLKHDKVIQTRNNYDLNVMNGAIGYVVDVLANGTLVIDFDGMPVELEKGSPDLQDLQLAYALTIHKTQGSEFPCAVVVVHKAHSFMHHRNLLYTGVTRARRTAIVLGDHWGIQNCAKRCQVDDRRTFLPLFLDAAQHADADFARVAEAE, encoded by the coding sequence ATGCCAAAAAGAAATGAGAGTAACCCGGCGCGGCTCCGGGGAAGAATAGAGCGCGTTTACTATGCCGGACCCAAGTTCTCCGCAGGCCGACTGCTCACCCCGACCGGTGAGGAAGTCCAATTCGCGGGCAATTTGTTCGCCCGGGAAAATCAGCCTGTGGTCCTGCTCGGGTCGTGGTCCACCCATCCCAAATACGGCCGTCAGTTCAAGGTCGACGGGATGGAGCACGACCTCGAACTCGACCCGGAGGGGCTGATCCACTATCTGGCCAACCATCCGGAGATCAAGGGCATTGGTCCGGCCAAGGCCAGATTGATCGTCGAGAGTTTCGGCGACGCCTTTGAAGAAACCCTTCTGAATGACCCCGAACGCATCGCGCTCAAGGCTCGACTGCCTCTGGACGCGGCCCGGAGGCTGCGTGACGAATGGTTGAAGAACCGCAGCGTCAACACCGTCATGGCCTGGCTGTCGGCATTCGGTCTGACCCATCATCAGGTCACCACCCTGGTCGAAAGACTCGGCGGCAACTGCCTCGATATCCTGAAGGAAGACCCGTACATCCTCATTCGGGAGATCCGGGGATTCGGCTTCAAGAAGGTCGACAAAATCGCCCGCAAGCTGGGCACCCCCAAGGACCACACCCCTCGTATCCGGGCCGGGTTAAATTTCTGCGTCCGTGAAGCCCTGGACAATGGCCACTGCTGGATCGAATACGAGGATCTGGTGGATCAGGCCAATCTGCTGCTGGTCATGGATGCCCTGGACAGCCGGGTTCGTATCGAGAGCGCCCTCGACGCGCTCATCGAAGAACAGGCGCTTGCCTGCGATTCCCACGGCGGACGTTTCGTGGTCGCCTTGCCGGAGATCGTTCGCATGGAGCGGGAGCTGGCATCGCTGTTCGGCCAGGCCGAAACACCCAATCCTCATTTCCAGTCCGTCAAGAAACTCGACGCCCTGATTCGGCGCTGCGCGTCGACGCTGAACGAGAAGCAGCTCGACGCGGTGCGCTCGGCCCTCCAGCACAGCATCAGCCTGATTTCGGGTGGAGCCGGTTCGGGCAAGAGCTACACCATTTCGGTCATCAACACGATATGCGAGGAGAGCGATCTGGAGGTCGTGCTCGCCGCGCCTACCGGCAAGGCAGCAAAGCGCCTGGAAGAAGTCAGCGGTCGCAGCGGCACCACTATCCACCGTCTGCTCGGCTATGACGGCAAGGGTTTCTCGCGCAGCAAGGAGAATCCCATCGATGCCGACGTCCTGGTGGTCGACGAGTTTTCGATGGTGGACGTGCCGTTGGCCTGGCACCTGTTCGAGGCGGTTGACCTGTCGCGGACCACGGTGCTGCTGGTCGGTGACCACAACCAACTTCCGCCGGTGGGGCCAGGAAACATCTTGCGTGATCTGATCCAAACACGCGCCATCCCCACGGTCATCCTCGACAAGGTCGTGCGTCAGGCTGGCGTCCTCAAGGAGAACTGCACCGCCGTTCTCAAGGGCGAGGTGCGCAAGACCAGCGAGGCGTCGGTGGGCGGATGCCGGGATTGGTATCTGGTGGATCAGTTTACCGATCCGATGGCTGCACGCTCGTTCCTGCTGGAGCTGTTTCAGGAGCGGCTCGATGCCCTGGGTTTCGACATCATCAAGGACGTGCAGGTGCTGACGCCGACCCACAAGGGTCCGCTCGGCACCAAGGAACTGAACGAGGAACTGCAGCGGCTCATCCAGCGCAAGCTCTGGAACACCGAGGTGCCGCCGGTCGCCATGGGCCGCCGCGCTCCGTTTCTCAAGCACGACAAGGTGATCCAGACCCGGAACAACTACGACCTGAACGTGATGAACGGTGCCATCGGCTATGTGGTCGATGTCCTCGCGAACGGCACTCTGGTCATCGACTTCGACGGCATGCCGGTGGAGCTGGAGAAGGGTTCGCCCGACCTGCAGGATCTGCAGCTCGCCTACGCGCTCACCATTCACAAAACCCAGGGTTCCGAGTTCCCCTGTGCCGTGGTGGTGGTTCACAAGGCGCATTCCTTCATGCACCACCGCAATCTGCTCTACACCGGGGTGACCCGCGCCCGGCGCACCGCCATTGTCCTGGGCGACCATTGGGGCATCCAGAACTGCGCCAAGCGATGCCAGGTGGATGACCGCCGGACCTTCCTGCCCCTGTTTCTGGACGCCGCCCAGCACGCGGATGCCGATTTCGCCCGTGTCGCGGAGGCCGAATGA
- a CDS encoding ERCC4 domain-containing protein → MDRITVVVDTREQEPYSFDSDKVSAVRKALPAGDYSLVGLEERVAVERKSLTDFVSTVIRGRKRFHRELEKLSAYDSACVVVECNFRDLVDGRYRSDAHPHALIGTVASIVVDFGVPVYFCSDRQAACRFVEEYLTRFHRRIARCQKEMRVTRRGSGEE, encoded by the coding sequence ATGGACCGGATCACCGTTGTCGTCGACACCCGCGAACAGGAGCCCTACAGCTTCGATAGCGACAAGGTTTCGGCAGTTCGCAAGGCGCTGCCCGCCGGTGATTACTCGCTGGTCGGCCTCGAGGAACGGGTGGCGGTGGAGCGCAAATCCCTGACGGATTTCGTCTCCACCGTCATCCGGGGGCGAAAACGGTTCCATCGCGAACTGGAAAAGCTCTCCGCCTACGATTCCGCCTGCGTGGTTGTCGAGTGCAACTTTCGCGATCTGGTCGATGGCCGCTACCGCAGCGATGCCCACCCGCACGCGCTGATTGGAACGGTCGCCTCCATCGTCGTCGACTTCGGTGTCCCCGTCTACTTCTGCTCGGACCGGCAGGCCGCCTGCCGTTTTGTCGAGGAGTACCTGACACGTTTTCACCGGAGGATCGCGAGATGCCAAAAAGAAATGAGAGTAACCCGGCGCGGCTCCGGGGAAGAATAG
- a CDS encoding DUF669 domain-containing protein produces MEHYENQSNSNLDLAQFDDAFETAEVEEREFEAVPDGKYQVNVDRVELTRAQTSGNPMLKWTLRILAPTHKGRLLWRNNVMASNENIKWLKQDLYTCGLQLQKLSDLPGHLEQLLNIKLEVTKRTRGENENIYFNRRIVMADDAGAPGAAMDDMIPF; encoded by the coding sequence ATGGAACACTACGAAAACCAATCCAACAGCAACCTCGACCTGGCGCAGTTTGATGACGCCTTCGAAACCGCCGAAGTCGAGGAGCGTGAGTTCGAGGCCGTCCCCGACGGCAAATACCAGGTTAACGTCGACCGGGTCGAACTGACCCGCGCCCAGACCTCGGGCAATCCCATGCTCAAGTGGACCCTGCGCATCCTCGCGCCGACCCACAAGGGGCGTCTGCTCTGGCGCAACAACGTCATGGCCAGCAACGAGAACATCAAGTGGCTCAAGCAGGACCTCTACACCTGCGGGCTGCAGCTTCAGAAACTCTCCGACCTGCCGGGCCACCTCGAGCAGCTTCTCAACATCAAGCTGGAGGTGACCAAACGCACTCGCGGTGAAAACGAGAACATCTACTTCAACCGTCGCATTGTCATGGCCGACGATGCCGGGGCTCCCGGCGCGGCGATGGACGACATGATCCCGTTCTGA
- a CDS encoding ATP-binding protein: protein MLPKTKSKPKHTLSDLTALVYGPSKIGKSTWCSKADDALFLATEPGLNALEVFQTPITCWDDLLQACAEIAEGKHEFKTIVVDTVDNAYKMCSDYVCKKFKIEHESDLGYGKGYALINNEFQRVINKLAFLPYGLILISHSQERDIETRTGKHTRIVPTLPEKARKLVTGLVDLILFCDLDMKTGEDGKPVWQRVMRTKPSPNYDAGDRTGRLPEVIPLDFPSFMKAFNNTAAGAAASAARTKPEPTASAAAKPQQ from the coding sequence ATGCTTCCCAAGACCAAAAGCAAACCCAAACACACGCTCTCGGACCTCACCGCCCTGGTGTACGGCCCGAGCAAGATCGGCAAGAGCACCTGGTGCTCCAAGGCCGATGACGCACTGTTCCTGGCGACCGAGCCGGGCCTGAACGCCCTGGAGGTGTTCCAGACCCCGATCACCTGCTGGGACGATCTTCTGCAGGCCTGCGCAGAAATCGCCGAGGGCAAGCACGAGTTCAAGACCATCGTCGTCGACACGGTGGATAACGCCTACAAGATGTGCTCGGACTACGTCTGCAAGAAATTCAAGATCGAGCACGAATCCGACCTGGGCTACGGCAAGGGCTACGCGCTGATCAACAACGAGTTCCAGCGCGTCATCAACAAGCTCGCCTTTCTGCCCTATGGGCTGATCCTGATCTCTCACTCCCAGGAGCGGGACATCGAGACCCGGACCGGCAAACACACCCGCATCGTGCCGACCTTGCCGGAGAAGGCGCGGAAACTGGTCACCGGCCTGGTGGACCTGATCTTGTTCTGCGACCTGGACATGAAAACCGGCGAGGACGGCAAGCCGGTCTGGCAGCGCGTGATGCGCACCAAGCCCAGTCCCAACTACGACGCCGGTGACCGCACCGGCCGACTCCCCGAAGTCATCCCCCTCGATTTTCCGAGCTTCATGAAAGCGTTCAACAACACGGCAGCCGGAGCTGCGGCGAGTGCCGCCCGGACGAAGCCGGAGCCGACCGCGAGTGCGGCGGCGAAACCCCAACAGTAA